AGGAGATCAAGCGCGAGCTGGTCACCAAGGCCGGCCAGCGTTGCACCGCGATCCGTCGGGCCCTGGTGCCCGAGGCCGCGGTCGACGCGGTCGTGGACGGCCTGCGCGCCGCCTTCGCCAACGTCACGCTGGGCGATCCGACCGACGAGTCGGTGCGGATGGGCGCGCTGGTCAGCGCCTCGCAGAAGCAGGACGTCGTGCGGACGGTGGAGAAGCTGCTCGCCGGTTGCCGCAAGGTCGTGGGCGACGACGCCCCGCAGCTGGTCGGTGACGTGGACCCGGGCGCGTTCATGGCGCCGACCGTGCTGCTGCTCGAGGACCGCGACTTCGACGCCGTGCACGAGCTCGAGCCCTTCGGCCCGGTCACCACCATCATCCCGTTCCACGACGCCGACGAGGCCGTCGAACTGGTCAAGCGCGGCGGCGGCAGCCTGGTGACGTCGGTGTTCGGGGACGCGGCCGACCCCGACGCGGCGACCGTGTTCGCCGGCATCGCCTCGCACCACGGGCGACTGCTGTTCGTCGACGACGTGTCCGCGGAGACACAGACCGGGCACGGCACGCCGCTGCCGCACCTGGTGCACGGCGGCCCGGGTCGCGCCGGTGGCGGCGAGGAGATGGGCGGCGTGCGCGGCATCCACCACTACCTGCAGCGCACGGCCCTGACCGGCTCGCCCGAGCTGATCACCCGCCTGACCGGCCGCTATGCCCCGGGGGCTCCGCGTCACCTCGACGTCGACCACCCCTTCAAGCTCACCTACGACCAGCTGCGGATCGGCGACGCGCTCGAGTCCGAGGAGCGCGAGATCACGCTGGCGGACATCGAGCGGTTCGCCGAGCTGTCCGGTGACACCTTCTACGCCCACATGGACGAGGAGGCCGCCAAGGCCAGCCCCATCTTCGAGGGCCGCGTCGCGCACGGCTACTTCCTCGTCTCCGCCGCTGCCGGCCTGTTCGTGTGGCCCGACCCCGGCCCGGTGCTGGCCAACTTCGGGCTGGAGAACCTGCGCTTCCTGACGCCGGTCTACCCGGGCGACCGCATCAAGGTCCTGTTCACCTGCAAGGACAAGGTGACGCGGCGCGAGCCGGACCAGGGCACGGTCACCTGGGACGTCGAGGTCGTCAACCAGCATGGCGAGGTGGTGGCCGCCTACGACGTGCTGACCATCGTCAAGCGCGAGGTGCCCGCATGAGCCTCACCACGGTCGGGGTCGCGGGCGGCGGCACGATGGGCGTGGGCATCGTGCACCGCTGCCTCGTCAACGACCTCGAGGTGGTGCTCGTCGAGCGCGACGACGCCGAGGCCGCCGCGGCCCGCGAACGGGTCGCCGGCAGTCTCGAGCGCGCGGCACGGCGCGGCTACCTCGACGCCGACGTGGACGAGGTGTTCGGCCGGTTGACGGTCGCCGGCGAGCCCGGCGCGCTGGCCGGCGTCGACCTGGTCGTCGAGGCGGTGCCGGAGGTCGTCGACCTCAAGCAGGGGCTGCTGGGCCGCATCGAGGCCGCCGTCGGTGACGACGTCGTCATCGGCACCAACACCTCGTCGCTGTCGATCGACGGGCTCGCCAAGGCGCTGCAGGGGCCCGAGCGGTTCTGCGGCATGCACTTCTTCAACCCCGTGCCGGCCTCCGACCTGCTCGAACTGATCCGCGGGTCGGCCACGGCGCCGGCGACCATGACCGCGGCGGCCGACCTGGGCGGGCGGCTGGGACTGACCACCATCGAGGTCGGCGACGCGCCCGGCTTCGCGACCTCGCGGTTGGGTGTGGCACTGGGGCTCGAGGCGATCCGCATGGTGCAGGACGGGGTCGCCTCCGCCGAGGACATCGACACCGCGATGCGGCTGGGCTACAAGCACCCGATCGGGCCGCTGCGGCTGACCGACCTGGTCGGCCTGGACGTGCGGCTGGGCATCGCGGAGTACCTCGCCGGGGAGCTCGGCCCGCGCTTCGAGCCGCCGCAACTGCTGCGCGACCTGGTGGCGTCCGGCAAGCTCGGCAAGAAGTCCGGGGAGGGCTTCTTCACCTGGGAGTGAGCGAGCGATGCTGGACCTCACGCCGCCGCGGGAGAGCCTCGACCCGATCGAGGTCGCGTCCGTCGACGAGTTGCGTGGCCTGCAGCTGCAACGCCTGCAGTGGTCGCTGCGGCACGCCTACGAGCACGTCGACCACTACCGCAAGGCCTTCGACGACGCCGGCGCGCATCCCGACGACCTGCGCGAGCTGTCCGACCTGGCGCGGTTCCCGTTCACGACCAAGCAGGACCTGCGCGACCACTACCCGTTCGGGATGCTCGCCGTGCCCCAGGAGCAGGTCGCCCGCGTCCATGCGTCGTCGGGGACGACCGGCAAGCCGACCGTCGTGGCCTACACGAAGGACGACCTCGACGTCTGGGCCGACGTCGTGGCCCGTTCGATGCGGGCGTCGGGGGTCCGGCCCGGCATGAAGGTGCACGTCGCCTACGGCTACGGGCTGTTCACCGGCGGGCTGGGGGCCCACTACGGCGCCGAGCGGCTGGGCTGCACCGTGATCCCGGTCTCGGGCGGCATGACCGAGCGGCAGGTCCAGCTGCTGGTCGACTTCGCGCCGCAGGTCATCATGGTCACGCCGTCGTACATGCTGGCGCTGATCGACGAGATGCGCGCACAGGGGGTCGACCCGGCGGCGACCGCGCTGCAGGTGGGCATCTTCGGCGCCGAGCCCTGGACCGACGCGGTGCGGCAGGAGGTCGAGGCGACCTGCGACATGCACGCGGTCGACATCTACGGCCTGTCCGAGGTGATCGGCCCGGGCGTCGCCAACGAGTGCGTGGAGACCAAGGACGGCCTGCACGTCTGGGAGGACCACTTCTACCCGGAGGTCGTCGACCCGGTCACCGGCGAGGTCCTGCCCGACGGCCAGGAGGGCGAACTGGTCTTCACCTCGCTGACCAAGCAGGCGATGCCGATCGTCCGGTACCGCACCCGCGACCTGACGCGGCTACTGCCGGGCACCGCCCGGACCATGCGCCGGATCGAGAAGATCACCGGACGCAGCGACGACATGATCATCCTGCGCGGGGTGAACCTGTTCCCGTCGCAGGTGGAGGAACTGCTCCTCGACGTGCCGGGCCTGGCGCCCCACTTCGAGTGCGTGCTGAGCCGGCCCGAGCGCATGGACCAGCTGACGGTCCGCGTCGAGGCTCGCGACGGCGAGCTGACCTCGCCGCAGGAGCGGGACGGCGCGGCCACGCGGCTGCGCGAGCGGATCAAGGCCCGCATCGGCGTCAGCGTCGGCGTCGAGGTGGTCGACCCGGCCGCGATCACCCGTTCGATCGGCAAGGCCAGACGCGTCCGCGACCTGCGCGAGCCCCGCTGAGAACGTCAGGTCACGGTGACGACGACCTTGCCGCGGGCGTGGCCGTCCTTGACGTGGCGCAGGGCCCGCGCGGCTTCGTCTAGGGGGAAGGTCCGGTCCAGGACCGGTCGGATCGTCCTGTCGGCGACCGCGGCGGCGACCTCCTGCAGATCCTGTGGCCGGTCGGTGGCGACGAACCACGTCAGCCGCTGCGAGGTGAAGGGGGTGAGGAGCGAGGCCAGCAGGTTCCGCCCGAGCCCCCCGAACCAGCGTCCGCCGCCCTCGCCGCCGACGATGACCAGCGTGCCCGTCGGCGTCAGCGCCCGCCGCAGGTGCGAGAGTGGACGCAGCCCCGCGATGTCCACGATCAGGTCGTACGCGTGCTCGCGCTCCAGCGGGTCGGCCCGCCGGTAGTCGATCACCTCGGCGGCGCCGAGCTCGCGCACGAGGCCGGCCTTGCCGGCGCTGCAGACGGCGGTGACGGTGGCCCCGTCGGTGGCCGCGACCTGGACGGCGAGCGTGCCGACGCCGCCGCCGGCCCCGAGCACCAGTACGGGCTGGCCGGCCCGGACCCGGCCGTGGCGGCGCACCGCCTGCAGTGCCGTGTTGCCCGAGAGACCGGGAGCGACGCGGCCTCCTGCGGTGTCAGCCCGTCGGGCAGCGGCAGGCAGCGGTCGTCCTCGGCGAGAGGTCGTCCGGGGCGAACAGTTCCTGGGTGAAGCCGAGCGCGCGACTGCCCAGCGCGTGCAGGGCGTGATGCGCGAGGTCGTAGGAGAACCCGCCGGTGCGCATGAGCGCGAGCAGGTCGTCGTAGTAGCGCATGACGGCGAGGCTGATCGACGGGCGGGTCTCGATCAGGGCAGGCGCCCAGGGGTGGCGCAGCAGCACCGCGCGGGCGGTGAGGATCCGCTCGCGCATCGCGGCCTTCCAGTCCTGCGCGGATGTCCCGTCGACCGGCGCCACGGCGGCGTTGATCTCCTCGACCACCACCTCGACGACGCCATCCAGCAGTGCGTCCTTGTTGCGCACGTGGTGGTACAGGGACATCGCCTCCACCCCGAGCCCCTGGGCGAGGTTGCGCATCGTCAGCGCCTCGATCCCGTCCCGGTCGGCGAGATCGATGGCGGCGCGCAGCACCCGCTCGCGGCTCAGCGGGCGCCGCGGCGTGCGCGCCTCGGACTGCGACGTCACTTTCGGCATCTCCACCGGCCGGGGCCTACAGCGTAAGGCGCGGTGCACCGTCGCCGAGGTGCGCGGAGTCTTCGGCCGCGCGGGACCGGTCCCGCACGCCCGCGGCGATCAGCGCCTGCGCGGCCGTGTAGGTGGCCATGACCAGCGCGCCCGAGGCCGGCAGCGTCAGGTCGGCGAGTGCGGTCAACGCGATGAGGCCGTCGGAGACCACGAACAGGACCGCCCCGATCGCGGTCAGGCGGTGCACGCCCAGGGCCAGCGCCGCCATGGTCACCAGCAGCAGCCCGTAGACCGCGACCGGGACGAACAGTTCGTCGACCCGCGTCGCGAGGTACGGCATCAGCGCCATCCAGACCACGGCATAGGGGAGCAGGACCGCCGGCCGGCGTCGCGGCGGTCCCGTGCGTGCCAGCGGCCAGAAGGCAGCCACGTAGACCATCTGCGCCAGGGCGAACCCACCGATGCCCGCGAGGAACCAGCCGTCGCCAGCACCCATGAGCGCGAGGTCGCCCAGCCACGAGCAGGCCAGGGCCACGAAGGTCAGGCGCCGTAACCGTGATGGAGGCGTGGACGTCCACAGCCAGGCCGCCAGCACCGGCATCAGGAGCGGCTTCGACGCGGTCGTGAGCCAGGCGGCGTCGCCGAGGTGGCCGACGACGTTGGCGATGGACAGCGCCACGTACGCCCACAGCACGGCCATGGACGTCAGCGTTCCAGGCCGCGGAAGGTCATCTCGACGAGCGTGTCGGCGACCTCCTCCGCCGACGACCCGCGCCCTGGCCGGTACCACTCCACCAGCGAGTTCACCGTGCCGAACAGCAGCCGGGTCACCAGCGCCGGGTCGAGGTCGGCGCGCAGGTCCCCGTCGGCGACGGCCCGGGCCACCAGGTCGGCCACGCGCCGGTCGAACTCCCGGCGCCGCTCCAGCGCTTCCTGCTCGGTCGGCGTGTTGCCGCGCACCCGCAGCAGCAGGGTGACGAACGGCAGTTCGGCGTCGAGGACGGCGACGCTTCGACGCACGACGTGCTCGAGGCGGTCGCGCGGCCGACCGGTCGTGGACGCCGGCTCGTCGAGCACCGCGAACAAGGCCGACAGCGCCCGGTCCAGGGCGAGGCCCAGCAAAGCCTCCTTGCCGGCGACGTGGTGGTAGATGCTCGACTTGGTGATGCCCAGCGCCGTGGCGAGATCGCCCATCGAGGTGCCGTCGTAGCCGCGCTCGTTGAACACGCGCACGGCCACGTCCAGCAGCGACGTGGCCGAGTAGTTGGGGCGCGGGGTGGTCGGCATGGCGCGGCAGTCTGACACACGGGGGGAGGTCCGCCTCGTACGCTCAGGCGCTTCGGCGGTCGGGGAGTGGCGTGGCGGGCGGGCGCGTCCCCACGAAGCAGCGGCGGTAGGCCGACGGCGTCGTGCGCAGTTCGCGCCGGAAGTGTTCCCGCAGGTTCGTCGAGGTGCCGAAGCCGGCCCGCACGGCGATGTGGTCGACGTCGAGGTCGCTGGTCTCCAGCAGTTCCTGGGCGCGCTGCAGCCGCTGGGTCAGCAGCCACCGGAACGGCGTGGTGCCGGTGGACTCCTTGAACCGGCGCGCGAAGGTGCGCTCGCTCATGTTGGCGCGGCCGGCCAGCACGGCCACGGACAGGTCCTCCTCGAGGTGACGGCGCGCCCATTCGAGCACCCCGGCGAGGTCGTCGGCGCGCACCCGCGGCTCGGCCGCCCCGTCGATGAACTGGGCCTGTCCGCCGTCCCGGTGCGGCGGCACGACCATCCGGCGGGCGACGACCCGGGCGGCCTCGGCACCGAGGTCCTTGCGCACGATGTGCAGCGACAGATCGATGCCGGCCGCGGTGCCGGCGGAGGTCAGCACGTCGCCTTCGTCGACGAACAGCACGTTCGGATCCAGGCGCACCCGCGGGAAGCGCTCACGGAACAGGTCGGTGTACATCCAGTGCGTGGTCGCGCGGCGTCCGTCCAGCAGTCCCGTCTCCGCGACGAGGAACGCGCCGCTGCAGAACGACACGACACGCGCGCCGCCGGCATGGGCGTGGCGGACGGCGTCGAGCAGGTCCGTCGACACGTCGCCGAACGGGTTCAGGGCGGGCAGCACCACGGTGTCCGCGCCCGCGACGGCGTCGATGTCGTACGGGGTGCGCAGTTCGATGCCGCCGGCCAGGCGCACGCTGCGCCGTGGTGCGGCGAGGCGGAAGTCGTAGTCCCAGCCGGGGATCTCCGGGCGGTGGACCCCGAACACCTCGGCCGCGACGGAGAACTCGAACGGGTTGGCCTCGTCCAGGACGACGGCGGCGACACGGTGGCCCATGGCACGCAGCTCCGAGGTGGCTGGCAGAAAAGTTTCGAACATCGTCTCTCCTGCCAGTCGTGGTTGTCAAGGGTTCGGCGCACAGTGGGCCTCGACCACGGAGGACCGCCATGAACCCCACCCGCACCGCCTTCACCGCCCCGATCATGGGCAACGGCGCCGTCGCGCCGGAGCTCCTGCGGGCCCGCCTGGACGACCTCGCGGCCCGCGTCGCCGCCGACCTCGAACGCGGCGCAGTCGACGCCGCCTGGCGACACACCCGCGGCATCGAGCACGAGGCCGACCCGACCAGCACCATCGCCGAGCCCGTGCCACCCGCGCCGGTCATCGGACGACGCTTCGCCGCCGCCCATCGGCGCCTGCTCCGGCTCGCGCACGGCGCCGTCACGCCGGAGGCCGACGGCACCCGTCGGCACCCCGCGGCCTGACCGGTCGCCGGTGCCTCGCGCCCCGCCGCAGCCCCTAGGGTCCCGCGGTGGGGCGAACCGTCGGGCGGCCGGAGCGAGCGTTGGGACAGGACACGGACGCGGACGCCACCGCGTCCACGCGTCCGGGGCGGCGGCTCCTCCTCGGCGTCGTGTTGGTGGTCGCCGTCTACGCCGTCGGGGTGGCGTTCATCGGTGTCCGCGACGCCCTCGACGCGCTGGCGAGGGCCGCCTGGTGGCCGCTGCTGGCGGCGTTGGGCCTGGAGGCGATCACGCTGGTGACGCTCGGGCAGGTCCACCGCAGCAGCGCCGCGGCGGTACGGGGCCGCCTGCGCCTGCGCGAGGCGCTCAACGTGTCGATGAGCGCGTTCACCGTGAGCCAGACGGTGCCCGGCGGCGGCGCCGTCGCGGGCGCGCTGATCGTGCGTCGTCTGCAGGCCTTCGGCCTCAGCGGGCCACAGGCCACCGCAAGCATGGTGCTGACGGCCACGCTGGCGACCGTCACCATCGCACTGCTCGCCGCGGTCGGTGTCGCCTCGGCCGTCCTGGAGGCCGAACTGCCCGGGATCGTGCTCGGCGGCATCGCCGGCCTGGTCGTCGTCCTGCTCGGCGTCGTCGCCGCCGTCGTGGCGGTCCTGCGCTCGCCGGCCGTCGCCCGGCGGGTGCTCGGACGGCTCGGGCGGCTCCATCGGGCCGTCGCGACCCGCGTCGACGGCTGGCGGCGTTCCCTGGAGGTCGTGCACGACGACCCACCGACCGTGGGCAGGCTGCTCCGGGTCGTGGCCTGGTCCGCCGTCAACTGGAGCGCCGACATCGCCGCGCTTGCCCTGGTCTTCCTGGCCATCGGCGAACCGGTGTCGCTGACGGTTCTGCTGGTGGGGTTCGGCGTCTCGCAGATCGGTGCCGCCGTCCCGGTCACGCCCGGGGGCGTCGGCTTCGTGGAGAGCGGGATGGTCGGTGCCTTCGTCGCCCTCGGCACGCCGGCCTCGCAGGCCGCGACCGTGGTCGTGCTGTACCGCGTCCTGGCGACGTGGCTCCCGGCGCTGGCGGGGACGACGATGCTGGTCCGGCCCCCTGGCGGGGAGGCGGCCGCGGCCGGGGACTGACCCGACGGGTCGGTACGCCGCGATCAGGCCGTCGGGAGCAGCGCTGCCAACAGGTCGCGGATCGACACGACGCCGACCGGGGTGCCGCGCCGGGTCACCAGCAGGTGGCGGACCTGCGCCTCGCCCATCAGCGTCGCCGTCTCGCGGATCGTGCTGGCCTCGTCGACCATCAGCACGTCGGTGACGGCGAAGTCGGCGACGCGTTCGACGGCCAGCTCGACCCCGTCGGCGACCGCGGCGACGATGTCCCGTTCGGACAGCACGCCACGGACCCCGGTCGGGTCGACGACCACGAGCAGGCCGACCTGGTCGGCGGCCAGCAGCGACGCGGCCGCCTCGAGCGTGGCGCTGGGGGCCACGGTGGCGATCGGCGCGTGGACGACGTCGCCGACATTGGAGGTGAGGGTGGTGGTCATGAGGTGCCTCCTGCAGGCGGGGCCGTCACCGTCGCGCACGGGCACCTGCCGGGGCAGGGCACAAGGTCACCGCGTCGTCGGGACCTTGGCGAGGGCACTGTCGGGCCGGATCTCACCGACCGAGCAGGCGGCGCTTCTCGGCCTCGAACTCCTCGGCCGTCAGGTGGCCACGCTCGCGCAGGTCGGCCAGCCGTTCCAGCGCCCCGACCGGGTCGGCTCGCGTGGCACCGGTGCGGTGGTGCAGCATGCGCAGCTCGCGGGCCTTGTAGACGTCGTGCTGGAAGCCCTCGGGATCCGGGATGTCGTGCAGTTCGCTGCGCCCCTGGCTCCCGGCCGCCTCGAGGACCACGTCGCCGTAGCGCAACAGCCGCTCGAGCACCGTCTGACTGAAGAGCACATTGGTCACCTGCTCGAGCGGGATCTCCACACCCGTGCGGGCGATCATGCCGCGCCGCACGACGATCCGTTCCGTGGTGAGCACGTACGCGGTGAACCACCAGGACAGGACGGCGCGGCCGGACAGCAGCAGCCACAGCGCGACGGCCACCCCGACGGCCGTCCATTCCCACGGGGCGTCGAGCGCGGCGAAGGCGGCACCGCCGAGCGCCGCGAGGACCATCGCCCACGCCAGGGCGGGGAGCAGCACCTTCCAGTGCGGCCGGAACAGCAGTAGCACCTCTTCGTCGTCGGACAACAGCCGCTCCGGATAGCGCATGGAGGTCCTCCGTCGTCGCGACGCCCCGACACGGCATGCTAGGAGAGCCCGACCCGCCGCCGGGCCCTTGGACCATCCCATTGGGGCCTTGCCTCCCTGCCGGAGCGCCGCCGTTGTGGCGATGCTGATCTCGGACCGCCACACGGCCGTCCTGGTCCGGGAGGTCAGAACATGGGCACCATCGTCGTGGGTATCGACGCCTCGGAGGACGCGCAGCGCGCGTTGCAGTGGGCATTCGCGGAAGCCGAACTACGAGGAGCGGAGCTGGAGCTCGTCCACGCCTTCGCCAGGCCAGAGGTCGCGTTCATGCCGGGCATGTTGGTCACGGACCTGCCCACGGACGCCGAGCTCGAGGCCGCGGCGAAGCAGGTGGTCGAGGACGCGGTCGCCAAGATCGTCCCGAAGCCGGACGTGGCGACGGTGACGACCGTCCAGGCGGGCGGGGCGGCGGGTGTGCTGTGCGGCCGCGCCGCCGACGCGGAGCTGGTCGTCGTCGGTGCCCGCGGGCTCGGCGGGTTCCGGGGTCTGCTGCTCGGCTCGGTCAGCCAGCAGGTCGTCACGCACAGTCCCTGCCCGGTCGTCGTGGTCGTGCCGGAGCGCCGGCACGCCGACTGACGGGGAAGTTCCGCCGGCGCGTCCACTGCCCCGGCCGCGCCGCGCGGCGCACCACTCGACGCCGCCGGCGCACCGGCGGCTAGGTTGCGCGCCCGCACCGCGTCCCCCACCGAGGAGCCCGTCCGAGTGCTGGGCCCGGACGCGGCCGCGCTCGTGCGCGGTCGCGGCGTCCATCTCGGGGATCTCACCGCCGTGCTCGCGTCGCGTTACGGCGACCGGCCGGCCATCGAGGATCCCACCCCAACGCCCACGTCGGCGGCTGGGGTGGCGCTCGTGTTCCGGGACCTGGAGGAGGCGGTCGGGCGCTTCGCAGCCGTCCTGCGCGAGACCGGCGCGGGTCCCGGTCGGCGGGTCCTGGTGGTGATCGACGATCGCGTCGACGTCGCGCTGTTGCTGTTCGCCCTGGCGCGGCTGGGCGCGGTGGCAGTGCCGGTCAACCCCCGGCTCGCGCCGGCAGAGCTGGCCGCGGTGGCCGACGCCGCCGACGCCACCGCCGCGGTGGCCGACACCGACGTGCGCGACCGCTTGCCCTCGGGGCTCGAGGTCTGGGCCACCGCGGAGCTCGCCCGGTCCGTCGAGACCGCGGCTCCCCTCGCTGCCGCTGGCCGGGACCCGCGGGAGACGGCCGTGCTGCTGGCCACCTCGGGTACCACCGGGGTGCCGAAGGCGGCCGCGCTGAGCAGCCGGGGACTGCTGGGCGTACTCGGGCGGCTTGCGGGCCTCCCCGTGGGGCGTCGCTCCGGGGTCCGCGGTGGCCGCGACCTCGTCTTCGCCGCCCTGCCGCTGACGCACGTCATGGGTCTGTCGGTCCTGCTGGCGAGTCTCGCCGCCGGCGTGCCGCTGCTGCGGCGGTCGCGCTTCGACGCGTCGGAGGTGCTGGAGCTGCTCGAGCACCGCCGCCCCAACGTCGTCGTCGCCGTCCCCACCATGTACGCCGACCTCGAATCCGCCGGCGCCGACGCGTTCGACCTGTCGAGCGTGCAGTTGTGGGTCTCGTCCGCGGACGCCATGCCGCTCGACCGGGCCCGCCGGTTCCAGCGCCGGGGCGCGATGGCGCAGGTCGCCGGTCGGGCCGTGGGGGAGGCGGCCTTCCTCGACATCTACGGCATGGTCGAACTGTCCGGCCCGGCGGCCGTGCGGCTGCTGCCGCCGAGCCCGGTCGGCCGGCTGCCGTCCCCGCCGCTGGCGTTCGCGCTGCCGGGCGTCCGCGTGCGCGCCGTGGACGGCGAGGGACGACCACTGTCGGCCGGCCGCAGCGGCGAGCTGCAGTGGCGCGGAAGCGCCGTGCTACGTCGCTACGAGGGCCGCGACGACCCCGGCCCCGACGGGCAGGGATGGTTCGCCAGCGGCGACGTCGGGCGCGTCTGGCCGGGCGGGTTGCTCGCCGTCTCCGGACGCCACCGTGACCGGCTGAAGGTCGCCGGCTTCTCGGTCTTCCCCGCGGAGGTGGAGGCGGCGCTGCGCGACGCGCCGGGCGTGCGTGAGCTGGCCGTCGTCGGCCTGCCCGACGAACGCACCGGCGAGCGGCCGGTCGCGGCGGTCGTGCCGGCGCCCGACTTCGACGCCGACCGCTTCCTGACGTGGGCCGGCCGGCAGACCGCCGGCTACCGCCGTCCCCGCGAGGTGGTGACGGTCGAGGCGATCCCGCGCGGCAACCACGGCAAGATCGACCGCGACGCGGCCACGCGGCTGGTGGCCGAACGGCGCGACGACGACGCAACAGGAGCCCCGTGAAGACCGAACGACTGACCCTCCCGGTCGTCGACGCCAACGTCGACCACGTCACGGCCGTCCTCCACCTGCCCGACGAACTCACCGGGCCGGCGGTCCTGCTGACGCACGGTGCCGGCGGCGACCTCGACGGCGAGGGCCTCGTCGCGCTCGCCGACGTCCTCGCGGGGCTCGGCTGCGTGACCGTCCGCGCCAACCTCGCCTACCGCGAGGCCGGCCGGCGTGCGGCGCCCCGCGCGGAGACCTCCGTCGCGTCCTTCCGCTCGCTGTGGCAGGCCGCCGACGGGCTCCTCCACGCCGAGGGCATCCACCCCGGCCCGGTCGGCTGGGTGGTCGGCGGCAAGTCCTACGGCGGTCGGGTCGCCTCGCTCGCGGTCGCGACCGAGCCCGGTACCTCGGACGCGACCGGCGCCCAGCCGCCCGCGGCAGGCCTGCTGTTCTACGGCTATCCACTGCACCCGCCGGGAAAGCCGGACAAGCTGCGCGTCGCCCACTGGCCCCACGTGCCGGTGCCGTGCCTGTTCCTGCA
This is a stretch of genomic DNA from Egicoccus sp. AB-alg2. It encodes these proteins:
- the paaZ gene encoding phenylacetic acid degradation bifunctional protein PaaZ, with the translated sequence MARTLQSYVLGEWVTPEGDGEPIHSAVTGELLAISTAAGIDFGAVVRHAREVGGPALRALTFHERAAKLKELVGVIAEHKDELYALSAESGATLKDAWVDVDGGMGVLATYASKARKELPNAKVAVDGQPEHLSRDGSFLGQHVWTPREGVAVQINAFNFPCWGSLEKLAPALVAGMPVIVKPAPQTAQVAEALYRHVIASGVFPEGAIQFVAGHPGDLFDHLDGRDVVGFTGSAATAELLRGHRAFTARSATFITETDSLNASVLLPAAASDDAHVQRFVKEIKRELVTKAGQRCTAIRRALVPEAAVDAVVDGLRAAFANVTLGDPTDESVRMGALVSASQKQDVVRTVEKLLAGCRKVVGDDAPQLVGDVDPGAFMAPTVLLLEDRDFDAVHELEPFGPVTTIIPFHDADEAVELVKRGGGSLVTSVFGDAADPDAATVFAGIASHHGRLLFVDDVSAETQTGHGTPLPHLVHGGPGRAGGGEEMGGVRGIHHYLQRTALTGSPELITRLTGRYAPGAPRHLDVDHPFKLTYDQLRIGDALESEEREITLADIERFAELSGDTFYAHMDEEAAKASPIFEGRVAHGYFLVSAAAGLFVWPDPGPVLANFGLENLRFLTPVYPGDRIKVLFTCKDKVTRREPDQGTVTWDVEVVNQHGEVVAAYDVLTIVKREVPA
- a CDS encoding 3-hydroxyacyl-CoA dehydrogenase family protein, yielding MSLTTVGVAGGGTMGVGIVHRCLVNDLEVVLVERDDAEAAAARERVAGSLERAARRGYLDADVDEVFGRLTVAGEPGALAGVDLVVEAVPEVVDLKQGLLGRIEAAVGDDVVIGTNTSSLSIDGLAKALQGPERFCGMHFFNPVPASDLLELIRGSATAPATMTAAADLGGRLGLTTIEVGDAPGFATSRLGVALGLEAIRMVQDGVASAEDIDTAMRLGYKHPIGPLRLTDLVGLDVRLGIAEYLAGELGPRFEPPQLLRDLVASGKLGKKSGEGFFTWE
- the paaK gene encoding phenylacetate--CoA ligase PaaK, whose product is MLDLTPPRESLDPIEVASVDELRGLQLQRLQWSLRHAYEHVDHYRKAFDDAGAHPDDLRELSDLARFPFTTKQDLRDHYPFGMLAVPQEQVARVHASSGTTGKPTVVAYTKDDLDVWADVVARSMRASGVRPGMKVHVAYGYGLFTGGLGAHYGAERLGCTVIPVSGGMTERQVQLLVDFAPQVIMVTPSYMLALIDEMRAQGVDPAATALQVGIFGAEPWTDAVRQEVEATCDMHAVDIYGLSEVIGPGVANECVETKDGLHVWEDHFYPEVVDPVTGEVLPDGQEGELVFTSLTKQAMPIVRYRTRDLTRLLPGTARTMRRIEKITGRSDDMIILRGVNLFPSQVEELLLDVPGLAPHFECVLSRPERMDQLTVRVEARDGELTSPQERDGAATRLRERIKARIGVSVGVEVVDPAAITRSIGKARRVRDLREPR
- a CDS encoding zinc-binding dehydrogenase: MRRHGRVRAGQPVLVLGAGGGVGTLAVQVAATDGATVTAVCSAGKAGLVRELGAAEVIDYRRADPLEREHAYDLIVDIAGLRPLSHLRRALTPTGTLVIVGGEGGGRWFGGLGRNLLASLLTPFTSQRLTWFVATDRPQDLQEVAAAVADRTIRPVLDRTFPLDEAARALRHVKDGHARGKVVVTVT
- a CDS encoding TetR family transcriptional regulator, whose product is MTSQSEARTPRRPLSRERVLRAAIDLADRDGIEALTMRNLAQGLGVEAMSLYHHVRNKDALLDGVVEVVVEEINAAVAPVDGTSAQDWKAAMRERILTARAVLLRHPWAPALIETRPSISLAVMRYYDDLLALMRTGGFSYDLAHHALHALGSRALGFTQELFAPDDLSPRTTAACRCPTG
- a CDS encoding lysoplasmalogenase, with protein sequence MAVLWAYVALSIANVVGHLGDAAWLTTASKPLLMPVLAAWLWTSTPPSRLRRLTFVALACSWLGDLALMGAGDGWFLAGIGGFALAQMVYVAAFWPLARTGPPRRRPAVLLPYAVVWMALMPYLATRVDELFVPVAVYGLLLVTMAALALGVHRLTAIGAVLFVVSDGLIALTALADLTLPASGALVMATYTAAQALIAAGVRDRSRAAEDSAHLGDGAPRLTL
- a CDS encoding TetR/AcrR family transcriptional regulator → MPTTPRPNYSATSLLDVAVRVFNERGYDGTSMGDLATALGITKSSIYHHVAGKEALLGLALDRALSALFAVLDEPASTTGRPRDRLEHVVRRSVAVLDAELPFVTLLLRVRGNTPTEQEALERRREFDRRVADLVARAVADGDLRADLDPALVTRLLFGTVNSLVEWYRPGRGSSAEEVADTLVEMTFRGLER
- a CDS encoding GlxA family transcriptional regulator produces the protein MFETFLPATSELRAMGHRVAAVVLDEANPFEFSVAAEVFGVHRPEIPGWDYDFRLAAPRRSVRLAGGIELRTPYDIDAVAGADTVVLPALNPFGDVSTDLLDAVRHAHAGGARVVSFCSGAFLVAETGLLDGRRATTHWMYTDLFRERFPRVRLDPNVLFVDEGDVLTSAGTAAGIDLSLHIVRKDLGAEAARVVARRMVVPPHRDGGQAQFIDGAAEPRVRADDLAGVLEWARRHLEEDLSVAVLAGRANMSERTFARRFKESTGTTPFRWLLTQRLQRAQELLETSDLDVDHIAVRAGFGTSTNLREHFRRELRTTPSAYRRCFVGTRPPATPLPDRRSA
- a CDS encoding YbhN family protein; protein product: MGQDTDADATASTRPGRRLLLGVVLVVAVYAVGVAFIGVRDALDALARAAWWPLLAALGLEAITLVTLGQVHRSSAAAVRGRLRLREALNVSMSAFTVSQTVPGGGAVAGALIVRRLQAFGLSGPQATASMVLTATLATVTIALLAAVGVASAVLEAELPGIVLGGIAGLVVVLLGVVAAVVAVLRSPAVARRVLGRLGRLHRAVATRVDGWRRSLEVVHDDPPTVGRLLRVVAWSAVNWSADIAALALVFLAIGEPVSLTVLLVGFGVSQIGAAVPVTPGGVGFVESGMVGAFVALGTPASQAATVVVLYRVLATWLPALAGTTMLVRPPGGEAAAAGD
- a CDS encoding CBS domain-containing protein — protein: MTTTLTSNVGDVVHAPIATVAPSATLEAAASLLAADQVGLLVVVDPTGVRGVLSERDIVAAVADGVELAVERVADFAVTDVLMVDEASTIRETATLMGEAQVRHLLVTRRGTPVGVVSIRDLLAALLPTA